The following are from one region of the Nicotiana tomentosiformis chromosome 7, ASM39032v3, whole genome shotgun sequence genome:
- the LOC104086449 gene encoding F-box protein At4g19940-like gives MGDEIAEIDDIEFAQQMLSIKEYKCGEDKSSGMKKVEKSQKITLSKFPERIIVNILVKIPPRYINKNVMPVCKTLKEMCFRRSFIEQNFMESKSELLIQEAAGRHMKTKLIEIGKELECESRDLGINQLRKIHSSCDGFLLMNEPWIAWKLQVINPATKFCLTIPKCPSGCQHTACSAALGFDSSTKQYKVVHVMTDSYGFEIFNLSSGDEHWERVSGPWEDPNDRPFDPVKFNWKDPVSINGKILHWYVDSSEYIISMQVNEAKFSRTYLPKCGEVIKTNNYSLVELGGFLSFINSDSETIMDVWILEDFQGQVWSKKHRIVAESINYICPYKSARQNERTMPELGKLVVVAGARRNGEVLILKHKKNSSGYIYDTKSRVMKIFSSNMRNLESFVPHKDSLFSMRRIS, from the coding sequence ATGGGGGATGAAATTGCTGAAATCGATGACATTGAATTCGCGCAACAGATGCTGAGCATAAAAGAATACAAGTGTGGTGAAGATAAAAGCAGCGGAATGAAAAAAGTAGAGAAGAGTCAGAAGATTACTCTTTCTAAATTTCCAGAAAGAATCATAGTTAACATCCTAGTGAAGATTCCACCAAGATACATTAATAAGAATGTCATGCCTGTCTGCAAAACATTGAAAGAAATGTGCTTCAGAAGGTCTTTCATTGAGCAAAATTTCATGGAATCGAAATCAGAATTGCTAATACAGGAAGCAGCAGGAAGGCATATGAAAACAAAGCTGATAGAGATTGGAAAAGAACTTGAATGTGAATCGCGTGATCTTGGAATAAATCAATTACGTAAGATTCATTCTAGCTGTGATGGATTTCTATTGATGAATGAACCGTGGATCGCTTGGAAGCTACAAGTGATAAATCCAGCAACAAAGTTCTGCCTCACTATCCCTAAATGCCCTTCAGGTTGTCAACATACAGCTTGTAGTGCAGCTCTTGGATTTGACTCTTCGACAAAACAGTATAAAGTAGTGCATGTTATGACAGATTCTTATGGTTTCGAAATATTTAATCTGAGCAGTGGTGATGAACACTGGGAACGAGTCTCTGGTCCATGGGAAGATCCTAATGATCGGCCATTTGACCCAGTTAAGTTTAACTGGAAGGATCCAGTGTCGATAAATGGAAAGATTCTGCATTGGTATGTTGATTCAAGTGAATATATCATATCGATGCAAGTAAATGAGGCAAAATTCAGTAGAACGTATCTTCCAAAATGTGGTGAAGTGATTAAAACGAACAATTATTCATTGGTAGAGTTGGGTGGATTTCTTTCTTTTATCAACAGTGATTCTGAGACAATAATGGATGTTTGGATTTTGGAGGATTTTCAAGGGCAAGTTTGGTCGAAGAAACATAGAATCGTGGCAGAGTCGATAAATTATATCTGTCCATACAAATCAGCAAGACAGAATGAGAGAACAATGCCAGAACTTGGGAAACTTGTCGTTGTTGCTGGAGCGAGGAGGAATGGTGAAGTATTGATTCTTAAGCATAAGAAGAACTCTAGCGGATACATATATGACACAAAGAGTAGGGTGATGAAGATTTTCAGCAGTAACATGAGGAACCTAGAATCTTTTGTACCGCACAAGGACAGCCTCTTTAGTATGAGGAGGATCTCCTAG